A window of Pirellula sp. SH-Sr6A contains these coding sequences:
- a CDS encoding prenyltransferase/squalene oxidase repeat-containing protein has product MHDSLEFGYLERLTIQLTAGAALLPDTLRERHAAYILRSQREDGGWGGREGSSDLYYTSFALRSLAILGELQGTVADNASRFLFSRTEHQESIIDLLSLIYGASLIEASTEAHPLASLSIDWKGRLSDLLHRLRRDDGGFARIEQANVGSTYQTFLVTICLELLEHPLPADDPAVAFLLKQRRDDGGFLEVRVAKRSGTNPTAAAIGALRTLNALEPEVASTAAEFLLDVQTDEGGFQANTRMPLPDLLSTFTACVTLWDLQRLDDADTFRAYRYGTSMEREAGGFAGFELDDSQDVEYTFYGLGLLSLLSPWIADSPL; this is encoded by the coding sequence ATGCACGACAGCTTGGAATTCGGATATCTGGAGCGTCTTACGATTCAATTGACCGCCGGCGCTGCCCTTCTGCCGGACACGTTGCGAGAGCGGCATGCCGCCTATATCCTACGCTCGCAACGTGAAGATGGAGGTTGGGGAGGACGCGAAGGGAGTAGCGATCTATACTACACCTCGTTCGCGCTTCGCTCGTTAGCTATCCTCGGTGAACTCCAAGGAACCGTAGCTGACAACGCGAGCCGCTTTCTGTTCTCGCGCACCGAACACCAAGAATCGATTATCGATCTCCTCTCCTTGATCTACGGTGCCTCGCTCATCGAAGCGTCCACGGAAGCCCATCCCCTTGCGTCCCTTTCCATCGATTGGAAAGGGCGATTGAGCGATCTGCTTCATCGCCTTCGCCGCGACGATGGTGGATTCGCGAGAATCGAACAAGCCAATGTCGGGAGCACGTACCAAACCTTCCTGGTTACTATCTGCTTGGAACTGCTAGAGCATCCACTTCCAGCCGACGACCCTGCCGTCGCTTTTTTATTGAAACAACGGCGCGACGATGGTGGGTTTCTCGAGGTTCGAGTTGCCAAACGATCGGGAACCAATCCAACGGCCGCTGCCATCGGCGCCCTCCGAACCTTAAACGCTCTCGAACCCGAGGTGGCATCGACGGCTGCCGAGTTCCTTTTGGATGTTCAGACCGACGAAGGTGGCTTTCAAGCCAACACGCGGATGCCACTCCCCGATTTGCTCAGTACCTTCACCGCCTGCGTCACCCTTTGGGACCTGCAACGCCTCGACGACGCGGACACTTTTCGTGCCTATCGATACGGAACGAGCATGGAACGAGAAGCCGGAGGATTCGCCGGTTTTGAATTGGATGACTCTCAAGATGTCGAGTACACGTTTTATGGTCTCGGATTGCTCAGCCTGCTTTCCCCGTGGATCGCCGATTCGCCACTCTGA
- a CDS encoding peptidylprolyl isomerase, with product MTHRKILVCAWILVPFVGISCSPGTPPSEKPAASPTATSEELLPNGEPKEVTVQHCLIAFQGSLGDQPVRRTKEEAEALAKDLMKMLEAGDKFDEIVRQFTDDSAPGIYSMANHGVPADPTRSVSPRGGMVAAFGDVGFKLQVGEYGLAEYDPEKSKFGWHIIKRIK from the coding sequence ATGACTCATCGAAAAATACTGGTTTGTGCATGGATCTTAGTTCCATTTGTGGGAATTTCCTGCTCCCCGGGTACGCCTCCGAGTGAAAAGCCGGCAGCTTCTCCAACCGCGACCTCCGAGGAGCTCCTTCCCAATGGCGAGCCTAAGGAGGTAACGGTTCAACATTGCTTGATCGCCTTCCAAGGCTCTTTGGGAGATCAGCCCGTGCGTCGAACCAAGGAGGAAGCGGAAGCGTTAGCCAAGGACCTTATGAAGATGCTGGAAGCGGGAGACAAGTTTGATGAAATCGTCCGTCAATTCACGGACGATTCCGCACCAGGGATCTACTCGATGGCAAATCATGGAGTCCCTGCGGATCCGACCCGTTCGGTTTCTCCTCGCGGAGGCATGGTGGCCGCGTTCGGCGATGTCGGGTTCAAATTGCAGGTAGGTGAGTATGGATTAGCCGAGTACGATCCCGAAAAATCGAAGTTCGGTTGGCACATCATCAAGCGTATTAAGTAA
- the aroB gene encoding 3-dehydroquinate synthase — MTKSVRVDLQERSYSIWIGTGQWEENLQRCLDSLESLQHAFLIWDEHLDSLREAFTDRLASRSIRVQGYRVASGEGSKSVASLSSIWEAMLAARMDRKSVVIAIGGGVVGDLAGFAAATYMRGVRFFQVPTTLLAMVDSSVGGKTGINLPQSKNAIGAFWQPHAVLIDTTVLQSLPEREFRSGIAEIVKYGVILDPELFQWIEQNVAPILSRESQAMEKLIQRSCELKAQVVSSDERETTGLRAVLNYGHTFGHAIEAITTYGKYLHGEAISIGMTMAGWLAAEHNLWPRESWERQTQLLKRLELPTRCEPGMDCEAILSAMQSDKKNEHGVLTLILPVKIGEVRSVKHMGADEVRRAIEAFL; from the coding sequence ATGACAAAATCGGTCCGAGTGGACTTGCAAGAACGAAGCTACAGCATTTGGATCGGTACCGGTCAATGGGAAGAGAACCTGCAGCGATGTTTGGATTCCTTGGAATCCCTACAGCATGCTTTCTTGATTTGGGACGAGCATCTCGATTCATTGCGAGAAGCCTTTACCGATCGACTTGCTAGTCGTAGTATCCGCGTGCAGGGCTATCGAGTGGCCAGCGGTGAAGGAAGCAAATCCGTCGCATCCCTGTCGTCCATATGGGAGGCAATGTTAGCTGCTCGAATGGATCGCAAATCCGTGGTGATTGCGATCGGCGGGGGAGTGGTGGGCGATTTAGCTGGGTTTGCCGCGGCGACCTACATGCGAGGCGTTCGATTCTTTCAGGTGCCCACGACGCTCTTGGCGATGGTCGATAGCAGCGTCGGTGGGAAAACCGGCATCAATCTTCCGCAATCCAAAAATGCAATCGGTGCATTCTGGCAGCCCCATGCAGTTCTTATCGATACAACCGTGTTGCAATCTTTGCCAGAAAGAGAATTTCGCAGCGGAATCGCGGAGATCGTCAAATACGGAGTCATCCTCGATCCGGAGCTGTTCCAGTGGATAGAACAAAACGTTGCACCTATCCTGAGCCGGGAATCACAGGCGATGGAGAAACTGATTCAACGTTCGTGCGAGTTGAAGGCCCAAGTGGTATCGAGCGATGAGCGTGAAACGACGGGACTAAGAGCCGTCCTCAATTACGGTCATACGTTTGGCCACGCCATCGAGGCCATCACCACCTATGGTAAGTATTTGCATGGAGAGGCGATTTCCATCGGGATGACGATGGCCGGGTGGCTGGCTGCCGAACACAACCTCTGGCCGCGCGAATCGTGGGAGCGACAGACTCAGCTTTTAAAACGTCTGGAGTTGCCCACCCGATGCGAGCCAGGAATGGACTGCGAAGCAATTTTATCGGCGATGCAATCGGACAAGAAAAATGAGCATGGAGTACTGACCCTTATTCTCCCCGTGAAAATCGGGGAAGTTCGCTCGGTCAAGCATATGGGTGCGGACGAGGTGCGACGGGCTATTGAAGCATTTCTCTAG
- a CDS encoding protein kinase domain-containing protein, with protein sequence MDPTETADLTPHIAAQRNLLYRCVCGTEFRVDLNLGGRCPDCQRHVQPEALKTAMSATVSITGLEEPSHLSCFDLSESDELPQDHYGHFRLDRKLGVGGMGSVYRALDTSLQRFVAVKVMRQPNQTVDSRVAAILREAIAQARLNHPNVVTIYYVGREGEEPFLAMELLPGPTLAEKLKQDGKIPYADAIRYGIQVVSALDHASQFGIVHGDIKPANLLLTLDNNIKLSDFGLSSNTTSENRTESVSGTPAYFAPELLQCSNTIQSDMYALGVTLFELVFGRTPFALQGDTVRERLSTHITATIDFPQVWPNQIPREFASVVLRLLAKKPEDRYRSYDELLEDLQAIEPVSTTTAGMASRVMAYLVDQLFLLVCLLPFAIVILLLRDRAFKAFQWMVPIIAFISLIVPAIYLTFIYRGWRSIGRYLFQLRIVEENGLTPRREQMVTREVLRNAISWIGPLVIYLTLYYEGIGRWPDLALVLFVATDAALAIFRKDRQSLHDYLSRTRVVLATEKQHSNQLHRS encoded by the coding sequence ATGGACCCCACCGAAACCGCCGATCTCACTCCGCACATCGCAGCGCAACGCAATCTGCTTTATCGCTGCGTATGCGGAACGGAGTTTCGGGTCGATCTGAATTTGGGTGGCAGGTGCCCTGACTGCCAAAGGCACGTGCAGCCGGAAGCGTTGAAGACGGCGATGAGCGCGACGGTCTCTATCACCGGCTTGGAGGAGCCCTCCCATCTCAGTTGTTTTGATTTAAGCGAATCCGACGAGCTGCCCCAAGATCATTACGGGCATTTTCGACTTGACCGAAAGCTCGGTGTGGGAGGGATGGGTTCGGTTTATCGAGCGCTCGATACGTCCCTTCAACGTTTCGTTGCTGTGAAGGTCATGCGGCAGCCAAACCAAACCGTCGACTCGCGGGTGGCTGCTATCCTGCGCGAAGCGATTGCTCAGGCTCGGCTGAACCATCCCAATGTCGTGACAATCTATTACGTCGGGCGCGAGGGAGAAGAGCCTTTTCTCGCGATGGAGTTATTGCCCGGACCTACGTTGGCCGAGAAGTTGAAACAGGACGGCAAGATTCCTTACGCAGACGCGATCCGATACGGTATCCAGGTTGTATCGGCATTGGATCACGCGTCGCAATTCGGGATCGTGCATGGAGACATCAAGCCGGCAAATCTCTTGCTTACCTTGGACAACAATATCAAGCTTTCCGATTTCGGACTTTCGAGTAATACGACCTCTGAGAATCGCACCGAATCGGTCTCTGGAACCCCGGCCTACTTCGCCCCCGAGTTGTTGCAGTGTTCCAACACGATCCAGTCTGACATGTACGCACTGGGGGTGACTCTTTTTGAGCTGGTCTTTGGAAGGACACCTTTTGCTTTGCAAGGGGATACGGTGCGCGAGCGTTTGAGCACCCATATCACTGCCACCATCGATTTCCCTCAAGTGTGGCCGAATCAAATCCCTCGAGAGTTCGCATCTGTTGTCCTTCGACTTCTCGCGAAGAAGCCGGAGGATCGCTATCGCAGCTACGACGAGTTGCTGGAGGATTTGCAAGCGATCGAACCAGTGAGTACGACAACAGCAGGGATGGCATCCCGCGTGATGGCGTACTTGGTGGACCAACTTTTCCTACTCGTGTGCTTGCTACCATTCGCCATCGTCATTCTTCTGCTGCGGGATCGGGCGTTCAAGGCGTTTCAGTGGATGGTTCCGATCATCGCATTTATTTCGCTCATCGTACCTGCGATCTATCTGACATTCATTTATCGCGGTTGGCGATCGATCGGAAGATATTTGTTTCAATTGCGAATTGTCGAGGAGAATGGACTGACACCTCGTCGAGAACAGATGGTGACCCGCGAAGTGCTCCGCAATGCGATTTCGTGGATTGGGCCTTTGGTGATTTATCTGACTCTCTATTATGAGGGAATTGGCAGGTGGCCCGATTTGGCCTTAGTCCTATTTGTGGCTACCGATGCTGCCTTGGCGATTTTCCGAAAGGATCGTCAATCCCTTCATGATTACTTGTCGAGAACGCGCGTCGTGCTCGCCACTGAGAAACAACACTCTAACCAACTTCACAGGTCATGA
- a CDS encoding alpha/beta hydrolase family protein, with the protein MRSSLICMLCLVMGWSNTNPSAVLGQTGESKTQRAAPKQTGAPPRLELPGKSWTIDGHRAFVFLPEESKRSQPQPWIFYAPTLPAYPDEAERWMHEQFLTAGVAVAGVNVGEAYGNPSSHQVFLKLYEILIREHGFAPKACCFGRSRGGLWVSSWAIAHPEKVSGIIGIYPVFDFRTYPKLDKAAPAYGLTSDELVSQNEKLNPISRINVLAKSKIPIVLIHGDEDKVVPLDENSAELKRRYEKAGASDLVELIVAPGQGHSFWEGFFREQRLVDFAIENAKKAAAR; encoded by the coding sequence ATGCGTTCTTCGCTTATTTGCATGCTCTGTCTCGTCATGGGATGGAGCAATACGAATCCGTCGGCAGTCCTGGGCCAAACGGGAGAATCCAAAACGCAACGGGCCGCACCAAAACAAACCGGTGCACCTCCTCGGCTGGAGCTTCCCGGTAAATCGTGGACGATCGACGGCCACCGCGCTTTTGTTTTCCTGCCGGAAGAGTCGAAACGCTCCCAGCCGCAGCCTTGGATTTTCTATGCTCCTACTCTCCCCGCTTACCCCGATGAAGCGGAGCGTTGGATGCACGAACAGTTCTTGACGGCGGGAGTTGCCGTCGCGGGCGTGAATGTTGGGGAAGCCTATGGGAATCCCTCAAGTCATCAAGTGTTTCTTAAGCTGTACGAGATATTGATTCGAGAACACGGCTTTGCACCGAAGGCCTGTTGTTTTGGTAGAAGTCGTGGCGGCCTTTGGGTCAGCAGTTGGGCAATCGCTCATCCAGAAAAGGTGAGCGGAATCATTGGTATCTATCCTGTGTTCGATTTCAGGACGTATCCCAAATTAGACAAAGCGGCTCCAGCATATGGACTCACATCCGACGAACTGGTCTCGCAGAACGAAAAACTGAATCCTATCTCCCGAATCAATGTTCTGGCAAAGTCGAAAATCCCGATTGTCCTCATCCATGGCGACGAGGACAAAGTAGTGCCACTCGACGAGAACTCTGCCGAGCTCAAGCGTCGCTATGAAAAGGCCGGTGCTAGTGATTTGGTGGAACTCATCGTTGCACCGGGCCAAGGCCACAGTTTTTGGGAAGGATTTTTTCGCGAACAACGCCTTGTTGATTTCGCCATCGAAAACGCCAAGAAAGCTGCTGCTCGTTGA
- a CDS encoding sugar porter family MFS transporter has protein sequence MNASNKLFFWSLTSALAGFLFGFDTVVISGAEKTIQSLWQLSDFEHGIAISSALWGTVLGSMIGQFPTDRYGRRKTLLWIGILYLVSAVWSGLATGLWTFSIARFIGGVGVGISTVTSPLYIAELSPPHRRGRLAGLFQFNIVLGILIALISNALIAQSGSEHAWRWMLGVEAFPALLYTAMCVGLPESPRWLVAFRNDTQGAREVLRTLDPDTTPEQLDQDLAALTAGRDTSHPSNRSSHAPFWSRSLALPIAIAFLVAFFNQMSGVNAILYFAPRIFELTGLAEQAALLQSVGIGVTNLIFTFVGLWLIDRLGRKTLLILGSFGYIASLGLCAWAFSTKTYWLVPGCIFAFIAAHAMGQGAVIWVLISEIFPDQHRANGQALGSFTHWIFAALLTLVFPIAVTQFAPEVIFGFFCFMMCLHLLWVFAMVRETKGVPLT, from the coding sequence GTGAACGCATCGAATAAACTCTTCTTCTGGTCGTTGACATCGGCTCTCGCGGGATTCCTCTTCGGATTCGATACCGTTGTCATCTCCGGTGCAGAAAAAACCATCCAGTCGCTGTGGCAACTATCGGATTTCGAGCACGGTATCGCGATCAGTTCTGCCTTATGGGGAACCGTGCTAGGATCGATGATCGGACAGTTTCCCACGGATCGTTACGGCCGTCGCAAGACACTGCTTTGGATAGGAATCCTGTATCTGGTGTCCGCGGTTTGGTCCGGACTGGCTACCGGCCTCTGGACTTTCTCGATCGCTCGTTTTATCGGAGGCGTCGGTGTCGGAATCTCCACGGTCACCAGCCCCCTCTACATCGCAGAGCTATCCCCTCCGCATCGACGCGGACGATTGGCCGGTCTTTTTCAATTTAATATCGTCCTTGGAATTCTTATCGCACTCATTTCCAATGCATTGATCGCCCAATCCGGGAGCGAACACGCATGGCGATGGATGCTCGGCGTCGAAGCTTTCCCGGCACTTTTGTATACCGCCATGTGCGTTGGGTTACCCGAGAGTCCTCGCTGGCTGGTCGCATTTCGAAACGACACGCAGGGAGCCCGCGAAGTGCTCCGAACTCTCGATCCCGACACTACACCGGAACAACTCGACCAAGACTTGGCTGCACTTACCGCTGGAAGGGATACCTCCCACCCTTCGAATCGGTCGTCCCACGCTCCCTTCTGGTCCCGATCCCTCGCACTCCCTATCGCGATCGCCTTCCTCGTCGCCTTTTTTAATCAGATGTCGGGCGTCAATGCGATCCTTTACTTCGCGCCTCGTATATTTGAATTGACGGGACTGGCGGAGCAAGCTGCATTGCTGCAGTCGGTTGGCATCGGTGTCACCAATCTCATTTTCACCTTCGTCGGCCTATGGCTTATCGATCGATTGGGACGCAAAACGCTGTTGATTCTAGGCTCGTTTGGCTACATCGCATCGCTCGGCCTGTGCGCGTGGGCGTTTTCGACCAAGACCTATTGGTTGGTTCCTGGGTGCATCTTTGCGTTCATCGCCGCCCACGCGATGGGGCAAGGGGCCGTGATTTGGGTGCTCATTTCCGAGATCTTCCCCGACCAGCACCGAGCCAACGGTCAAGCCCTCGGGAGCTTTACCCATTGGATCTTTGCTGCCCTGCTAACGCTCGTTTTCCCGATCGCAGTCACCCAATTTGCTCCGGAAGTGATCTTTGGGTTTTTCTGCTTCATGATGTGCCTGCACCTGCTTTGGGTTTTCGCCATGGTCCGCGAAACCAAAGGTGTGCCCCTTACTTAA
- a CDS encoding fatty acid desaturase family protein → MELTSLETPKFSIRQAKELVKDLHRPVPWVFWTDFLVTIIAGHACFSLNVNSWRWLDLSSPVSWAIQAGLFAANVLLYLRAAMFTHELVHLPKEGWTAFRIVWNALCGIPFMIPSFTYYPHIDHHRRKSYGTEEDAEYLNLSHQPPSAIVWYMLGTLVTPFVALIRWGILTPIAWVYPSVRQWTFARASTMVMDISYVRPEAGEKVYRIMRLQEVACLAIAWFILLHGPVIAGTWWDPFWFYAYAVSVSMIVMNNVRTLGAHRWTGEGSELSFEQQLLDSCDYPYSPWFTELWGPTGTRYHATHHLFPSIPYHNLGKAHRSLMAGLPADSIFRETVKKSLIAEIAGLWKRSAASQQSRPKVTGSRSGGLSQAA, encoded by the coding sequence ATGGAACTCACTTCGCTCGAGACGCCCAAGTTTTCCATCCGACAAGCGAAAGAGCTTGTGAAAGACCTCCATAGGCCCGTGCCTTGGGTTTTTTGGACCGATTTTTTGGTGACTATTATCGCGGGTCACGCGTGCTTTTCGCTGAATGTGAATTCTTGGAGGTGGCTCGACCTCTCATCCCCGGTTTCGTGGGCAATCCAGGCTGGATTGTTTGCGGCCAATGTCTTGCTGTACCTCCGGGCCGCGATGTTCACCCACGAGTTGGTTCATTTGCCCAAGGAAGGCTGGACAGCGTTTCGGATCGTGTGGAACGCTTTGTGCGGGATTCCCTTTATGATTCCTTCATTCACTTACTACCCCCACATCGACCATCACCGCAGGAAGTCCTATGGAACGGAAGAGGACGCGGAGTATCTGAATTTGAGCCATCAACCCCCGAGCGCCATTGTCTGGTACATGCTCGGCACATTGGTCACGCCGTTTGTCGCTTTGATCCGTTGGGGAATACTCACTCCCATCGCTTGGGTTTATCCGTCTGTGCGCCAATGGACGTTCGCGCGTGCCTCGACGATGGTTATGGATATCAGTTATGTCCGCCCTGAGGCGGGCGAGAAAGTCTACCGAATCATGCGGTTGCAAGAGGTCGCTTGCCTCGCAATTGCGTGGTTCATCTTGTTGCATGGCCCTGTGATTGCTGGGACTTGGTGGGATCCCTTTTGGTTCTATGCGTACGCGGTAAGCGTTTCCATGATTGTCATGAACAATGTCCGAACGCTCGGTGCGCACCGTTGGACGGGGGAAGGGTCCGAGCTTTCCTTTGAGCAGCAGCTATTAGATTCGTGCGATTATCCATACAGCCCTTGGTTCACCGAATTATGGGGCCCGACGGGAACGCGTTATCATGCGACCCATCACCTTTTCCCGAGCATTCCTTACCATAATTTGGGGAAAGCCCACCGAAGTCTGATGGCGGGGCTTCCTGCGGACAGCATCTTCCGAGAGACGGTCAAGAAGAGTTTGATCGCTGAGATTGCGGGGCTTTGGAAACGGAGTGCTGCATCGCAGCAGTCCCGTCCCAAAGTCACAGGTTCTCGTTCTGGGGGCTTATCGCAAGCTGCGTAG
- a CDS encoding phosphoesterase, with protein MAKDEEVLVVPARLLDELGSFSGFQHNVDRYLPAILDRNNQSFLPRSMVEDDPSFKQLIPYIILECSDANQTQLFQYTRGKGQGEKRLHAKKSIGIGGHISIEDTTGDDWYNTGMQRELEEEVKIECGGQQRVVGLIYDDSTEVGRVHLGVVHIMQLFSCKVSSAEEDLQFAGFQTIDRIRTEIGRFETWSQLCIQHLYS; from the coding sequence ATGGCCAAAGACGAAGAAGTACTCGTAGTGCCCGCACGGCTCCTTGACGAACTAGGTTCCTTTTCCGGATTTCAGCACAATGTCGATCGCTATCTGCCTGCGATCTTGGACCGAAACAATCAGTCGTTTCTTCCCCGGAGCATGGTCGAGGACGACCCCTCGTTCAAACAGCTGATCCCCTACATTATTCTGGAATGCAGCGATGCGAATCAAACGCAACTCTTCCAGTACACCCGTGGAAAAGGACAAGGGGAAAAACGTCTCCATGCTAAAAAATCGATCGGGATCGGAGGGCATATCTCCATCGAAGACACAACGGGAGACGATTGGTACAACACCGGAATGCAGCGAGAGCTAGAGGAAGAAGTAAAAATCGAATGCGGTGGGCAACAACGGGTGGTCGGTTTGATCTACGACGACAGCACCGAAGTTGGTCGCGTTCACCTCGGTGTTGTTCACATCATGCAACTTTTCTCCTGCAAAGTTTCCAGCGCTGAAGAGGATCTTCAATTCGCAGGTTTCCAAACAATCGATCGGATCCGAACCGAAATCGGTCGCTTCGAAACCTGGTCGCAGCTTTGCATTCAGCACCTGTATTCCTAG
- a CDS encoding vWA domain-containing protein → MLRRPKDHTDSNPPTDLQPAPAAEMGTEGLEEDGGDEESGSWVDADTKSFLVSMLVHVAVIVGLASFTVVTQPEVLQILIQSTPTEIEPPLLDVVSDLAYSEAPSEEIGANSEGLADMALSTAASLATISELPSTPIDVSIPTGELNVSIDIQKAIGITEAPNAVKGMTGVGVTGTDGAVDRITYELLQAIEQRPTLVVWLFDSSVSMAKRRDEIRNRFDRIYEELGIVQEEKKKRSAGVDLSQPLLTGIVSFGQDVKFLTKNPTADLGEIREAIEGIEVDESGVEMVFTAVKTVADKYKTMRVSRGPDDPERNVVLITITDERGDDAAAADEAIALCRKFGIQSHVLGVPAPFGREFTYIKFVDPDPKYDQTPDWRQVDQGPETLVPERVQLGYQDNYYEEPVIDSGFGPYALSRMCYETGGIYFSIHPNRKVGQRVQASDVEAFASRMSYFFSPDVMEAYRPDYLSDSEYMNRIKKSPLRAALVQAAKLSRVGTLDKPKQVFIKREEATFIRDLTLAQQESARLAPELFQMCAMLAEGEKFRSRETSPRWLASFDLSYGTALAAKVRAESYNAMLAKAKRGMPFEQKESNTWNLKPSDSVGGDSKLEKEAKLARELLQGVVDQHPGTPWALLASRELDHRVGWEWEESFTDLNPPPRNNNRPANNNPPPPARDDEARMLKPPPPKRPATKI, encoded by the coding sequence ATGCTACGACGACCAAAGGATCACACCGACTCCAACCCACCAACTGATCTCCAGCCCGCTCCCGCAGCGGAAATGGGCACGGAAGGTCTCGAAGAGGATGGGGGAGACGAGGAGTCCGGTAGCTGGGTCGATGCGGACACAAAATCCTTCTTGGTGAGCATGCTGGTCCATGTCGCCGTGATCGTCGGTTTGGCCTCGTTTACCGTCGTCACGCAGCCAGAAGTACTGCAAATTCTCATCCAGTCGACTCCGACGGAAATCGAACCCCCTCTTCTCGATGTCGTCAGTGACTTGGCCTACTCCGAAGCCCCCTCCGAAGAGATAGGGGCAAATTCGGAAGGGCTTGCCGATATGGCTCTCTCCACCGCAGCCTCCTTAGCAACAATCTCCGAGCTTCCATCGACGCCTATCGACGTATCCATTCCAACCGGAGAATTGAACGTGTCGATCGATATCCAAAAAGCAATCGGCATCACCGAAGCCCCCAACGCGGTCAAGGGTATGACCGGAGTGGGAGTCACAGGGACCGATGGAGCCGTCGACCGAATCACCTACGAACTCCTGCAAGCGATCGAGCAACGCCCGACACTCGTGGTCTGGTTGTTCGATAGCTCCGTCTCCATGGCGAAACGACGCGATGAAATTCGCAACCGATTCGATCGCATCTACGAAGAACTTGGAATCGTTCAAGAAGAAAAGAAAAAGAGATCCGCTGGCGTCGACCTGAGCCAACCCCTTCTGACAGGAATCGTTTCGTTCGGACAGGACGTTAAATTCCTCACGAAGAATCCCACGGCAGACTTGGGCGAAATCCGTGAGGCAATCGAGGGGATCGAAGTCGATGAATCAGGAGTCGAAATGGTCTTTACCGCGGTCAAAACCGTCGCGGACAAGTACAAAACCATGCGAGTCTCCCGCGGTCCCGATGACCCAGAACGCAACGTAGTCCTCATCACGATCACCGACGAACGGGGCGACGACGCGGCTGCAGCAGACGAAGCGATCGCGCTGTGCAGGAAATTCGGAATCCAATCCCACGTCCTCGGTGTTCCCGCCCCGTTTGGCCGCGAATTCACTTACATCAAATTCGTCGACCCAGATCCCAAATACGATCAGACGCCCGACTGGCGGCAAGTCGATCAAGGACCCGAGACACTCGTTCCCGAACGCGTCCAACTCGGCTACCAAGACAATTACTACGAGGAACCGGTCATCGACTCGGGGTTCGGTCCCTACGCTCTCTCACGCATGTGCTACGAAACAGGTGGTATCTATTTCTCGATCCACCCGAATCGAAAAGTGGGACAGCGCGTGCAAGCAAGCGACGTGGAAGCCTTTGCATCGCGAATGAGCTACTTCTTCTCCCCCGATGTTATGGAGGCCTACCGCCCCGATTACTTGTCTGACTCCGAATACATGAACCGCATCAAAAAGAGCCCGCTGCGCGCCGCATTGGTTCAAGCGGCTAAGCTTTCACGCGTCGGCACACTCGACAAACCTAAACAAGTCTTCATCAAACGAGAAGAAGCGACCTTCATACGCGATCTCACCCTCGCCCAACAAGAGTCCGCGAGACTCGCGCCGGAACTTTTTCAAATGTGCGCCATGCTTGCAGAAGGCGAAAAATTCCGATCCCGCGAGACCTCGCCGAGATGGCTGGCGAGCTTCGACCTCTCCTATGGCACTGCCCTCGCCGCCAAAGTCCGCGCAGAATCCTACAACGCGATGCTGGCCAAAGCGAAACGAGGAATGCCTTTCGAACAGAAGGAGAGCAACACATGGAATCTCAAACCGAGCGACTCCGTGGGTGGCGATAGTAAATTGGAAAAGGAAGCGAAACTGGCTCGCGAACTATTGCAAGGAGTCGTCGATCAACACCCCGGTACCCCCTGGGCACTCCTCGCTTCGCGTGAACTCGATCATCGCGTCGGCTGGGAATGGGAAGAGAGCTTCACCGATCTGAATCCGCCCCCACGCAACAATAACCGTCCCGCCAATAACAATCCGCCACCTCCCGCACGCGACGACGAAGCTCGCATGCTTAAACCACCACCTCCCAAGCGCCCTGCGACCAAAATCTAG